GACCTCAGGGTGACAGCGTTAAGGGTAGACCAGAAAATTCAACCGTTTTAAACCTTTTGAACATTTTCAACCTTTTAAGCCTTAGGAGAAAAAGATGGCCAAGATAATGGAAGTCATAGAATATTTTGATAATACCGGCAACCAGCTGGTGCACCGGGTTCCGGAGGACGGCTCGGGCGAGACCAAGATCGGCTCCCAGCTGGTGGTTCGGGAGAGCCAGCAGGCGGTGTTCTTCCGGGACGGCAAGGCCATGGACGTCTTCGGGGCCGGACGCCATACGCTGACCACCATGAACCTGCCACTTCTGACCGGATTGCTCAAAGGGGTCTTCGACGGCAAGAGCCCCTTCCGGGTGGAGGTCTATTTTGTCAACTCCAAGGTCTTCACCGACCTGAAATGGGGCACCTCGGAGCCCATCCCCTTCCGCGACACCGAACTGCAGATGATCCGCCTGCGCTCCTTCGGCATCTACTCCACCAGGGTCAAGGATCCCCAATTATTCGTCAACAAGATGGTGGGCACCCAGGGATTCTATACCACCGAGCAGGTGGACGGTTTTTTGAAGAACGTGATCGTGTCCCGCCTGGCCGATTATCTGGGCGAGAATTACAAGACCATCCTGGACGTGGCCCAGCATTATGATGAACTGGGCGCCGGACTAAAAGCAAGACTGCAGGAGGATTTCGGCAAGTACGGCCTGGAGATGGTGGACCTGTATATCAGCGCCATCACCCCCCCGCCGGAGGTGACCGCCCGGATGGACGAGCGGGCCGGGATGGCCGCGGTGGGAGACCTCAACCAGTATATGAAGTTTAAGGCAGCCAATGCCATGGGCGATGCCGCCAAACAGGAGGGCGGCGCGGCCGGAGCCGGGGTGGGCATGGGCGCCGGGATAGGAATGGGCATGATGATGCCCGGCATGCTGCAGCAGGCCATGACCAGCGGACCGATGGCCGCCTGTCCCAAGTGCGGCACCCAGAACCAGACCACCGCCAAGTTCTGCTCCAACTGCGGCGGGCCGATGGCGGTAGCCCCGGCCACCACCCCCTGCCCCAAGTGCGGCAAGCCGATAGCGGCTGGCAGCAAGTTCTGCAATGACTGCGGGGTGAAACTGGGATAGGACCGGCCCGCTAAACATACGAAAAGATACGAAAATATTATTTTAGAATTATCCAGAGAGTGGTTATTATTACCGTATAAATACAACACACATGCGTTAAGTGACTCAAGCAATGAATGGCATTTGCAAATGGTGTAGCACACCAATTCAACGACGGGGAACCTGTCCACCTGTATTCTGTTCACTGGGCTGTAAGGGTGAATGGCAGAAGACGAGAAAACCAGCATCACGTGAGCGCCTTGTTGAACTCTACGTTGAGAGAGGCTTGAGCACATACGCAATCGCGAAACTTGTTAATCGAAACCCGAAACGAGTTTACGAATGGTTAGTGGGTTATAACATTCAGCCGCGACCAAGAACATGGAATACTGTATCGGGAAATCAACCCTTCCATGACAAAGCCTGGCTTGAGCGTGAATATGCCCAGAAACTGCGGTCGGCTCGCGAGATCGCCATAGAGTGTGACGTAACTGAAAACAATATTTTATTTTTCCTCCACAAGTGGGGCATCCCCACTCGGTCAATGGAACAGATTCGTGCCAAGAAGTACTGGGGCGCAGTTGGCGAGACAAACCCGATGTTCGGCAAACGCGGAGCAGCTAATCCACATTGGAAAGGTGGTGCCACGCCAGAGCGCCAGGCGTTTTACCTTTCTCACGAGTGGAAAGTGGCCTCGCAAGAGGTGTGGAGGCGAGATCGGGCTACGTGCTGCCGGTGCGGTCTCAGAATGTCTCCGGGTGTTCAGATGCACATTCACCACAAGGTGTCTTTCGCATATCGCCCTTTGCGAGCGACGCACACCAACCTCGTCCTGCTCTGCGAACTATGCCATGACTGGGTTCACAGCAAAAAGAACAAGGATGGAGAATGGATAATAGAAGAATCTTCATGGACTACAGTAGGCACCAAACAGTAACATATAATGCTTATCCACCTTGTTCAATTTTAATTTTTAATGGAGGTTATTTCTATGGAACCGAAGCATATCATCTTTGAAATACTAAAAAAGCATACGGATGGATTCACCAATATTGACTTGATAAATAAATTGTCTGATGAAAAAGATGATAGCCTCAATGAGTTTGTTAATAAAACTCAAAAAATATTAGGAATCATTGAATCGGTTGAGTCTTCTTTGGAGTAAGGACAGTGGCAAGGTCAGTTAAACGATCAAAAGATATCGTTTTTAGCCTAAAACAATTAAGGCATAGGTATGTCTTGATGATTGCTGTGTCCGTTCTCGTCACGTGTTCCCTGTCCCATTTATGGAAACCAATTATGCACATAATAAGTATTCCTTTCTACTGAACAAAGTGGTGAGGCAGTAAAATAAATAAATATTAGGTTATTATATGGAAATGCTTAAACCCTTTTCAGAATTAAAAGAACCCGATTTGCGTCAAAAGCTATTTTGTCCCCGGACAATTGAGGACAATTATGCTAGTGCAAAAGAGATATGTCTTGACCCAAATGTTCCCGAAGAAATAAAATCGCACTTTGCTACTGCATTAAATTTGGTGGCATATTCATGGTTTTATTACCCATTTAACACAACTGCACAACTAATGTCATATATAACTGTGGAAAAGTCGTTGCAATATATATTTAACAATGATAAAGCTACATTTAAAGAATTACTATCACGTGCAGTGAAGAATGGACTAATTAACGAAAGTGGTTTTTCACATCGGCAAGTAGAAGAAAATCCAAATCCATATCTTGGTGTAGAGTTAGCTGTTTCTGATGATATGGATTATGCTGAGGCACTAAAAGAAATTCTTCCATCTCTTAGAAATCAAATAGCACATGGTGAAACAACTTTGCATCCTCATGGATATATTGCTGTAAAAATAAGTGCTGAATTGATTAATCAATTGTTTAGTAATTCAGCTAAACAACGCCCTTAAAATCAGAAGCAAACACTCCAATATATCAATTATCAAGTGACATATTACATACATCAAGGGAGTTATTCAATATAGCGAGGGAACTATTTCGTATAGTGTGGGAGACATTTTGTATAGTGAGGGAATTCTCTCATATAACAAGGGAGTTTATTCATATATCATGTGTAAGGAACAATATAGCGAGGGAATTATTCCATTTATTCATTGATTTTTGCCGTTTTTCATGCCATAA
The genomic region above belongs to Candidatus Edwardsbacteria bacterium and contains:
- a CDS encoding SPFH domain-containing protein, with the protein product MAKIMEVIEYFDNTGNQLVHRVPEDGSGETKIGSQLVVRESQQAVFFRDGKAMDVFGAGRHTLTTMNLPLLTGLLKGVFDGKSPFRVEVYFVNSKVFTDLKWGTSEPIPFRDTELQMIRLRSFGIYSTRVKDPQLFVNKMVGTQGFYTTEQVDGFLKNVIVSRLADYLGENYKTILDVAQHYDELGAGLKARLQEDFGKYGLEMVDLYISAITPPPEVTARMDERAGMAAVGDLNQYMKFKAANAMGDAAKQEGGAAGAGVGMGAGIGMGMMMPGMLQQAMTSGPMAACPKCGTQNQTTAKFCSNCGGPMAVAPATTPCPKCGKPIAAGSKFCNDCGVKLG